One genomic segment of Ignavibacteriota bacterium includes these proteins:
- a CDS encoding dihydrolipoyllysine-residue acetyltransferase translates to MALEFKLPALGENIEKADIVKVLVSVGDKVEVDQILLEIETDKATVEIPAEISGIVKSVNVKDGDTVKVGEVIFIFEEGENVISESEKNIPTKNVELEKPEIKTEKVIEPKSEKVEIGKSQSGIIEFKLPELGENISSADITKVLVSVGDKVEKDQILFEIETDKATVEIPSEFNGIIKEVKVKSGDKAKVGEVVLIVETGESQQVEKPIKVEESKIVETKIEKPIQQKVEIPAQTKSTFIDTNIKKEFPNKIAAAAPSVRRFAREIGIDINEINGSGPGGRISEEDVKKFAKSFNEKIRTGTGGMPIGIKREQLPDFSKWGSTRKEPMSNVRKKTAEHLSYAWATIPHVTQFDKADITDLENLRKQFSKKAESVGGKLTVTAILLKVIASALKVFPQFNASVDMDNKEIIYKDYFNIGVAVDTEKGLIVPVIKNVDKKNIIQLAVELNEISVKARDKKVTIEDMQGGSFTISNLGGIGGTAFTPIVNSPEVAILGVSRGSYEPVYKDGNFIPRLMLPLSLSYDHRIIDGADGARFIRWIVNALEQPFLLSLEG, encoded by the coding sequence ATGGCACTTGAATTTAAATTACCCGCACTCGGCGAAAATATTGAAAAAGCCGATATTGTAAAAGTTTTGGTTTCTGTTGGAGATAAAGTAGAAGTAGATCAAATTTTATTGGAAATTGAAACCGATAAAGCAACTGTGGAAATTCCGGCGGAAATTTCCGGAATTGTAAAAAGTGTAAATGTTAAGGACGGTGATACTGTTAAAGTTGGAGAAGTAATTTTTATTTTTGAAGAAGGTGAAAATGTAATTTCTGAAAGTGAAAAAAATATTCCAACGAAAAATGTTGAATTAGAAAAACCAGAAATCAAAACAGAAAAAGTTATTGAACCAAAATCTGAAAAAGTTGAAATCGGTAAAAGCCAATCCGGCATTATTGAATTTAAATTACCGGAACTTGGAGAAAATATATCTTCTGCGGATATTACAAAAGTTTTAGTATCCGTTGGTGATAAAGTTGAAAAAGATCAAATACTTTTTGAAATTGAAACAGATAAAGCAACCGTGGAAATTCCCTCTGAGTTTAACGGAATAATAAAAGAAGTAAAAGTTAAATCTGGTGATAAAGCAAAAGTTGGTGAAGTAGTTTTAATAGTTGAAACCGGTGAAAGTCAGCAAGTAGAGAAACCAATAAAAGTTGAAGAAAGTAAAATTGTAGAAACGAAAATTGAAAAACCAATTCAACAAAAAGTAGAAATTCCGGCTCAAACAAAATCTACTTTTATAGATACAAATATTAAAAAAGAATTTCCAAATAAAATTGCTGCAGCTGCTCCATCTGTAAGAAGATTTGCTAGAGAAATTGGAATTGATATAAATGAAATAAATGGAAGCGGGCCCGGCGGAAGAATTTCTGAAGAAGACGTTAAAAAATTTGCAAAATCATTTAACGAAAAAATTAGAACCGGTACCGGTGGAATGCCGATTGGAATTAAGCGTGAGCAGCTCCCGGATTTTTCAAAGTGGGGAAGTACAAGAAAAGAGCCAATGAGTAATGTTCGAAAAAAAACAGCGGAACATCTTTCATACGCTTGGGCAACAATTCCACATGTAACACAATTTGATAAAGCAGATATAACTGATTTGGAAAATTTACGAAAACAGTTTTCTAAGAAAGCAGAATCAGTTGGAGGAAAATTAACTGTTACAGCTATTTTGCTAAAAGTAATTGCATCAGCATTAAAAGTTTTTCCTCAATTTAACGCAAGTGTAGATATGGATAATAAAGAAATTATCTATAAGGATTATTTCAATATTGGTGTGGCTGTGGACACGGAAAAAGGTTTAATTGTTCCGGTAATAAAAAATGTTGATAAGAAAAATATTATTCAACTTGCGGTTGAATTAAATGAAATTTCTGTAAAAGCACGCGATAAAAAAGTTACGATTGAAGATATGCAAGGTGGAAGTTTTACAATAAGCAATTTAGGGGGAATTGGCGGAACAGCTTTTACTCCAATTGTAAATTCACCGGAAGTTGCAATTCTTGGTGTTTCAAGAGGAAGTTATGAACCGGTTTATAAAGATGGAAATTTTATTCCAAGATTAATGCTGCCTCTTTCTTTATCGTATGATCATAGAATTATTGATGGCGCTGATGGTGCAAGATTTATTAGATGGATTGTTAATGCCTTAGAGCAACCGTTTTTACTAAGTTTGGAAGGATAA
- the lpdA gene encoding dihydrolipoyl dehydrogenase codes for MSTKTQLAVIGAGPGGYTAAFLAADLGMQVTLIDPRKNPGGTCLFVGCIPSKAYLHVAKLLNETKEAHKWGVDFSEPKIDIDKLRKFKEDVVLQNTSGTGQLVKQRKINYIQGKASFVNSTTLTIEKVDGGKEELIFEKAILATGSIPAKIPGLSIDSPKVMDSTDALELQEIPNRLLVVGGGVIGMELGSVYASLGSKVTVVELLPSLLPGADKDLVNVFQKSIEPKFEKILTKTKVAKLEDIGNVLKVNLVDENLVETELEFDKALISIGRTPVTKNLGIENTKLKLNERGFVQVNEKLQTDDPNIFAIGDIVKGPMLAHKASAEGKVAVEAIAGHKVAFEPAAIPGVVYTDPEVAWAGLTETEAKEKGIKIEVTRFPWAASGRARTMDRSDGLTKLIIDPETTRILGVGIVGPGAGELIAEGTLAIEMAAIAKDLSLTIHAHPTLSETMMESAEIFFGEATHLYRPKRK; via the coding sequence ATGAGTACAAAAACACAACTTGCGGTAATTGGCGCTGGTCCCGGCGGATACACGGCTGCGTTTCTCGCAGCAGATTTAGGAATGCAAGTTACTTTAATTGATCCGAGAAAAAATCCCGGCGGAACATGTTTGTTTGTTGGATGTATTCCATCGAAAGCATATCTGCATGTTGCAAAATTATTGAATGAAACTAAAGAAGCACACAAATGGGGTGTTGATTTTTCAGAGCCCAAAATTGATATTGATAAACTTCGCAAATTTAAAGAGGATGTAGTTTTGCAAAATACATCCGGAACGGGACAATTAGTTAAGCAGAGGAAAATAAATTACATTCAAGGAAAAGCAAGTTTTGTAAATTCCACAACTTTAACAATTGAAAAAGTTGATGGCGGAAAAGAAGAATTAATTTTTGAAAAAGCAATACTTGCAACCGGATCAATTCCCGCAAAAATCCCGGGACTTTCAATTGATTCTCCGAAAGTTATGGATTCTACAGATGCGCTTGAACTACAAGAAATTCCCAATAGATTATTAGTTGTTGGCGGCGGTGTCATTGGAATGGAACTCGGCTCAGTATACGCAAGTTTAGGAAGCAAAGTAACAGTTGTGGAATTACTTCCATCATTGTTGCCTGGAGCTGATAAAGATTTAGTAAATGTATTTCAAAAAAGTATTGAACCAAAATTTGAGAAAATTCTTACAAAAACAAAAGTTGCAAAGTTGGAAGATATTGGAAATGTTTTAAAAGTAAATTTAGTCGATGAAAATTTAGTAGAAACAGAATTAGAATTTGATAAAGCCCTAATTTCTATTGGTCGAACGCCGGTCACAAAAAATTTAGGAATTGAGAATACTAAATTAAAACTTAACGAACGTGGATTTGTTCAAGTTAATGAAAAATTGCAAACAGATGATCCGAATATATTTGCAATTGGTGATATTGTAAAAGGACCAATGCTTGCACATAAAGCATCTGCTGAAGGAAAAGTTGCAGTTGAAGCAATTGCCGGGCACAAAGTTGCGTTTGAACCCGCTGCAATTCCCGGAGTTGTTTATACTGATCCTGAAGTTGCTTGGGCTGGATTAACAGAAACTGAAGCAAAAGAAAAAGGAATTAAAATAGAGGTTACAAGATTTCCTTGGGCGGCGAGCGGAAGAGCAAGAACAATGGATAGAAGTGATGGTTTAACAAAATTAATTATTGATCCGGAAACTACAAGAATTTTGGGAGTTGGGATTGTTGGTCCAGGAGCAGGTGAATTAATTGCGGAAGGAACTTTAGCAATAGAAATGGCTGCAATCGCAAAGGATTTGTCACTTACAATTCACGCGCATCCAACTTTATCTGAAACTATGATGGAAAGTGCGGAAATATTTTTTGGTGAAGCTACACATTTGTACAGACCGAAAAGAAAGTAG
- a CDS encoding cold-shock protein, which yields MAERKQGSVKWFNSSKGFGFISQKNGEDVFVHFQSIIGDGYKSLNENDKVEFSITQGAKGLQASDVKVIR from the coding sequence ATGGCAGAGCGAAAACAAGGATCTGTTAAATGGTTTAACAGTTCAAAAGGATTTGGATTTATTTCACAAAAAAATGGCGAAGATGTATTTGTACATTTTCAATCAATTATTGGTGATGGTTACAAATCATTAAATGAAAATGATAAAGTAGAATTTTCAATTACTCAAGGTGCAAAAGGCTTACAAGCATCTGACGTAAAAGTAATTAGATAA